A window from bacterium encodes these proteins:
- a CDS encoding intradiol ring-cleavage dioxygenase encodes MAILFFTVMLYANANSQQRDQANARLVGGRCEGCEAVFEYGERALAAVDTLPDFHEAAVKIKVTGTAFQKDGKSPAEGVVLYIYHTDQHGIYATKGNATGWGKRHGYLRGWVKTSRDGRYAFYTFLPGTYPDRSSPAHIHLTVLEPNGKYYWLESYHFEGDSLVTTREVSPKSPRGGNSGLLSLKKEGSLLVGERNIVLGRNIPNYE; translated from the coding sequence ATGGCAATCTTGTTCTTCACCGTCATGCTTTATGCAAATGCAAATTCGCAGCAGCGGGACCAGGCCAATGCCAGATTGGTGGGTGGCCGTTGTGAAGGCTGTGAAGCCGTTTTCGAATATGGCGAGCGAGCCCTGGCTGCCGTCGACACCTTGCCTGATTTCCACGAGGCTGCAGTCAAGATCAAGGTGACCGGCACGGCATTTCAAAAGGATGGCAAATCACCTGCTGAAGGTGTGGTCTTGTACATCTATCATACCGACCAGCATGGAATCTACGCAACCAAAGGCAATGCAACCGGCTGGGGCAAGCGCCACGGCTACCTCAGAGGCTGGGTCAAGACAAGTCGCGATGGGCGGTACGCGTTCTATACTTTTTTGCCCGGCACTTATCCCGATCGATCATCGCCGGCCCACATTCATTTGACTGTACTCGAGCCCAATGGCAAATACTACTGGCTGGAGAGCTATCACTTCGAGGGAGACTCTCTGGTGACGACGAGAGAAGTATCTCCCAAGTCACCACGAGGCGGCAACTCGGGACTCCTGTCGCTGAAAAAGGAAGGAAGCCTTCTTGTCGGCGAAAGAAATATTGTCTTGGGAAGGAACATTCCCAATTATGAATGA
- a CDS encoding asparaginase, which produces MSIRILITGGTFDKEYDEISGRLFFRDTHVPEMLRLGRCRLPVAIHTVMMIDSLDMTEANRQAILQECRTCAEDKIVITHGTDTMVETAHLLAQGVKGKTIVMTGAMVPYAFGSSDGLFNLGSALSFVQALPAGVYLAMNGMFFTWDNVRKNRELGVFERMR; this is translated from the coding sequence ATGAGCATCCGGATCTTGATCACCGGCGGCACTTTTGACAAAGAGTATGATGAAATCAGCGGCCGGCTTTTCTTTCGCGACACGCATGTGCCGGAAATGCTGCGCCTCGGCCGCTGCCGCCTGCCGGTGGCAATCCATACCGTCATGATGATCGACAGCCTGGACATGACGGAGGCGAATCGCCAAGCCATTCTCCAGGAATGCCGCACTTGCGCGGAAGACAAGATCGTCATCACGCACGGCACCGACACGATGGTGGAAACCGCACACTTGCTGGCGCAGGGCGTGAAAGGCAAGACCATCGTAATGACCGGTGCCATGGTGCCCTATGCCTTCGGCAGCTCGGACGGGCTGTTCAATCTCGGCAGCGCCCTGTCATTCGTGCAGGCGTTGCCTGCCGGCGTTTATCTCGCCATGAACGGCATGTTTTTCACGTGGGACAATGTGCGCAAGAATCGCGAACTGGGTGTGTTCGAGAGAATGCGGTGA
- a CDS encoding 3-isopropylmalate dehydrogenase — protein MQKIAIIAGDGIGIDVTREAVKVLRRVNDSFRLGLELVEFEFGADYFLKTGVGLPPGQMEDFRKNYAAIYLGALGDPRIPDMRHGREILLALRFELDLYINLRPVQLLHERLCPLKGKTVKEVDFVVLRENTEGPYVGAGGILKKGTPDEVATQESIHTRKGVERIIRAAFEYARTHGRTRVTMSDKSNVLRYGHDLWQRVFAEVGAEYPHLEKDHYFVDALVMKMVKAPEAFQVIVTENMLGDIITDLGAMLQGGLGMAGSGNIHPGQVSLFEPVHGSAPYMAGQNKANPIAAIAAAAMMLDHLGHAAAAAAVQRAVQRAVDENQVTADIGGRLGTRECGDFIAARL, from the coding sequence ATGCAGAAAATAGCGATCATCGCCGGCGACGGCATCGGCATCGACGTGACCCGCGAGGCGGTGAAGGTCCTGCGGCGCGTCAACGACTCCTTCCGGCTCGGCCTGGAGCTGGTGGAATTCGAGTTTGGCGCGGATTATTTCCTCAAGACGGGCGTGGGCCTGCCGCCCGGCCAGATGGAGGATTTTCGCAAGAACTATGCGGCGATCTATCTCGGCGCGCTCGGTGATCCGCGTATTCCGGACATGCGTCACGGCCGGGAAATTCTGCTCGCGCTGCGTTTCGAGCTTGACCTCTACATCAATCTGCGGCCGGTGCAGCTTCTGCACGAGCGTTTGTGCCCGCTCAAGGGCAAAACCGTCAAGGAGGTCGATTTCGTGGTGTTGCGCGAGAACACCGAAGGGCCTTATGTGGGCGCCGGCGGAATCCTGAAAAAAGGCACGCCGGATGAAGTCGCCACCCAGGAATCGATTCACACCCGCAAGGGTGTGGAGCGCATCATCCGCGCCGCGTTCGAGTATGCGCGCACGCATGGCCGCACGCGCGTGACCATGAGCGACAAGTCGAACGTGCTGCGCTACGGCCATGATCTCTGGCAGCGGGTGTTTGCCGAGGTCGGCGCCGAATATCCCCATCTCGAAAAAGACCACTATTTCGTCGATGCGCTGGTGATGAAAATGGTGAAAGCGCCGGAGGCGTTTCAAGTCATCGTCACGGAAAACATGCTGGGAGACATCATCACGGATCTGGGCGCGATGCTGCAGGGCGGTTTGGGCATGGCCGGTTCGGGCAACATTCACCCCGGCCAGGTGTCGCTGTTCGAGCCGGTGCACGGCTCCGCGCCTTACATGGCAGGCCAGAACAAGGCCAACCCCATCGCGGCCATCGCCGCGGCCGCCATGATGCTCGATCATCTCGGCCATGCGGCCGCGGCGGCGGCAGTGCAAAGAGCGGTACAGCGCGCGGTGGATGAGAATCAGGTGACGGCCGACATCGGCGGCAGGCTCGGCACGCGCGAGTGCGGGGATTTTATCGCGGCCCGGTTGTGA
- a CDS encoding DEAD/DEAH box helicase yields MDRDSIANLPFSMPEVISAEIPVTFSFRPVEADADPAGAAAGAPSLAFFRARLDLHHLALLREFEELLCLDTLHNVERYWFQVETVKKVLKQMRGRVLLSDEVGLGKTIEAGMLIKEYRLRGLVRNALILTPPALVSQWQEELHTKFDLPFVTTDDIEVKRHPEFWSSQKWIIASLHTAKSKTNFELVTGTKYDLVVVDEAHHLKNKETLAWKLVNALQKKFIFLLTATPVQNNLMELHNLLTLLKPGVLATEQQFRKTYVARGDSRMPKNREALKELLREVMIRNTRSLVDVKLPKRFAATITVQPSAAEKELYERITRLVRQHAASRRGLERVALNRLLMQAGSSPFALIDSLESLRTRLRAAAGEIDALLTLLHSTRETEKGKQLLQLVQKSGAKKMVFTNFRRTFDYLAGLLASAGVAYAEFHGGMTAAEKDEAIANFRAQTDVLLLTEIGAEGRNLQFCQTIINYDLPWNPMRLEQRIGRIHRIGQTQDVFVFNFCIKESIEEYILYILDKKINMFELVIGEIDSILGNLDTEEEFSDIIVDIWLHSTQKHELEQKIETFAGQILQARAAYQQTKELDEALFAEEYEV; encoded by the coding sequence TTGGACCGAGACTCTATTGCCAACCTTCCGTTCTCCATGCCCGAAGTCATCTCCGCAGAAATTCCGGTTACGTTTTCCTTTCGTCCCGTGGAGGCCGATGCCGATCCGGCGGGTGCGGCGGCGGGAGCGCCCAGCCTTGCTTTTTTCCGCGCCCGGCTCGATCTCCATCACCTCGCCTTGCTGCGGGAATTCGAGGAATTGCTCTGCCTGGACACACTGCACAACGTCGAGCGCTATTGGTTCCAAGTCGAAACCGTCAAGAAAGTGCTCAAGCAGATGCGCGGCCGGGTGCTGCTGTCCGACGAGGTCGGCCTGGGCAAGACGATTGAAGCGGGCATGCTGATCAAGGAATACCGCTTGCGCGGGCTGGTGCGCAACGCGCTCATTCTCACGCCGCCTGCGCTGGTCTCGCAGTGGCAGGAGGAATTGCACACCAAGTTTGACCTGCCGTTTGTCACCACCGATGACATCGAAGTAAAGCGCCACCCCGAGTTTTGGTCCAGCCAGAAGTGGATCATCGCCTCGCTGCACACCGCCAAATCCAAAACCAATTTCGAGCTGGTCACCGGCACCAAATATGATCTCGTGGTGGTGGATGAGGCGCATCATCTCAAGAACAAGGAAACGCTGGCATGGAAGCTGGTGAACGCACTGCAGAAAAAATTCATCTTTCTGCTCACCGCGACGCCGGTGCAAAACAATTTGATGGAGCTGCACAACCTGCTCACCCTGCTCAAGCCGGGCGTGCTGGCCACCGAGCAGCAGTTCCGCAAGACCTACGTGGCGCGCGGCGACAGCCGCATGCCGAAAAACCGCGAAGCGCTGAAGGAGCTGCTGCGGGAAGTCATGATCCGTAACACCCGCAGCCTGGTCGATGTCAAGCTGCCCAAGCGCTTTGCCGCCACCATTACGGTGCAGCCCTCGGCGGCGGAAAAGGAGTTGTATGAGCGCATCACGCGCCTGGTGCGGCAGCATGCCGCCAGCCGCCGCGGCCTGGAGCGCGTCGCGCTCAACCGTCTGCTGATGCAGGCCGGCAGCAGTCCTTTCGCGCTGATTGACTCGCTGGAATCGCTGCGCACGCGCCTGCGCGCCGCCGCCGGCGAAATCGATGCGCTGCTCACCCTGCTGCACAGCACGCGTGAAACGGAAAAGGGCAAACAACTGCTGCAGCTCGTGCAAAAAAGCGGCGCCAAAAAAATGGTGTTCACCAACTTCCGGCGCACGTTCGACTATTTGGCCGGTCTGCTCGCCTCGGCGGGCGTAGCCTATGCCGAGTTTCACGGCGGCATGACCGCCGCGGAGAAGGACGAGGCCATCGCCAACTTTCGCGCACAGACGGACGTGCTGCTGCTCACCGAGATCGGCGCCGAAGGCCGCAACCTGCAATTTTGCCAAACCATCATCAATTACGACCTGCCCTGGAATCCCATGCGGCTGGAACAGCGCATCGGCCGCATTCACCGCATCGGACAGACGCAGGACGTGTTCGTGTTCAATTTCTGCATCAAAGAAAGCATCGAGGAATACATCCTCTACATTCTCGACAAGAAGATCAACATGTTCGAGCTGGTCATCGGCGAGATCGACAGCATCCTCGGCAATCTCGACACCGAGGAGGAGTTCAGCGACATCATCGTCGACATCTGGCTGCATTCCACCCAGAAACACGAACTCGAACAGAAGATCGAGACTTTTGCCGGGCAGATTCTGCAAGCGCGCGCCGCCTACCAGCAAACCAAGGAATTGGATGAGGCCCTGTTTGCGGAAGAATACGAAGTCTAG
- a CDS encoding xanthine/uracil/vitamin C permease, whose translation MQNSSLARLRWHSGDWNGFWALFADNLANMVILSGVLIGIFKFEHDLVFGRILPGLGVALLFGLLCYAYLARRLAAHEKRDTVTALPYGISTPVMFVYLFAVIGPVYFATSDALLAYRVGLGAGFIGGLVEMSGAFVGPALRRVTPRAGMLGTLAGIALVWIAAVPCALIFENPVVGLPALFIILLGLIGFYRLPFGLPAGLVAIGLGVVIAFFTGEAELRWETAAWHLPLPVLEDLRLGLQAILHRPEILAVVIPIEIYNFIETMNNVESAKAAGDDYPVARCQVIDGFGTALGAVFGSPFPTTVYIGHLAYKRLGARTGYALLVGVVFFFASMTGVIAFLRHLIPEASVAPLLVFVGIVIAQQAFRATPAGHGVAVAFALIPHLADLLNKQLQGTILELLGPRAATPELMARLAERQGVHLQGYAALSQGAILTGLLWGAIVAFLIDGKLRAAMLFSGLAFLLALCGLIHAPTLGFTLSPLALGYMLLTILLGLCELFKVKKLEGSEF comes from the coding sequence ATGCAAAACTCGAGTCTTGCCCGCTTGCGCTGGCACAGCGGTGATTGGAACGGCTTTTGGGCGTTGTTCGCCGACAACCTCGCCAACATGGTCATCCTCTCCGGCGTGCTGATCGGCATTTTCAAGTTCGAACATGATTTGGTCTTCGGCCGGATTCTGCCCGGCTTGGGCGTGGCGCTGCTCTTCGGCCTGTTGTGCTATGCCTATCTCGCGCGGCGCCTCGCCGCCCATGAAAAACGCGACACGGTCACCGCGCTGCCGTACGGCATTTCCACGCCGGTGATGTTTGTTTATCTGTTTGCCGTCATCGGCCCGGTCTATTTCGCCACTTCTGATGCCCTACTGGCTTATCGCGTGGGCTTGGGCGCGGGCTTCATCGGCGGCCTGGTGGAGATGAGCGGCGCGTTCGTCGGGCCGGCATTGCGCCGCGTCACTCCGCGCGCGGGCATGCTCGGCACGCTCGCCGGCATTGCGCTGGTGTGGATTGCCGCCGTGCCCTGCGCTCTGATTTTCGAAAACCCGGTGGTCGGGCTGCCGGCGCTGTTCATCATCCTGCTCGGCTTGATTGGATTCTACCGCCTGCCCTTCGGCCTGCCCGCCGGCCTGGTGGCGATCGGCCTGGGCGTGGTGATTGCCTTCTTCACCGGTGAAGCGGAACTGCGCTGGGAGACCGCGGCCTGGCATCTGCCCCTGCCGGTGCTGGAAGACTTGCGCCTCGGCCTGCAAGCCATTCTGCACCGGCCGGAAATTCTCGCGGTGGTGATTCCCATCGAGATTTACAATTTCATCGAGACCATGAACAATGTGGAGAGCGCCAAAGCCGCGGGCGACGATTATCCCGTGGCGCGTTGCCAGGTGATCGACGGTTTCGGCACGGCGCTGGGTGCGGTGTTTGGCTCGCCCTTTCCCACCACGGTCTATATCGGCCATCTGGCCTACAAGCGGCTGGGCGCACGCACCGGCTATGCCTTGCTGGTGGGCGTGGTTTTCTTTTTCGCCAGCATGACCGGCGTCATTGCCTTTCTGCGCCATTTGATTCCGGAAGCCAGCGTTGCGCCCTTGCTGGTGTTCGTCGGCATCGTGATCGCGCAGCAGGCGTTTCGCGCCACGCCGGCCGGGCACGGCGTGGCGGTGGCCTTTGCTTTGATTCCGCACCTGGCCGATCTGCTGAACAAGCAACTGCAGGGCACAATTCTCGAATTGCTCGGCCCGCGTGCCGCCACGCCGGAGTTGATGGCGCGCCTGGCCGAGCGCCAGGGCGTGCATCTGCAAGGCTACGCGGCGCTGTCGCAGGGCGCGATTCTCACGGGACTCTTGTGGGGCGCAATCGTGGCATTTTTGATCGACGGCAAGCTGCGCGCCGCCATGCTGTTCAGTGGGCTGGCGTTTTTGCTTGCCCTGTGCGGGTTGATTCATGCGCCCACTCTCGGCTTCACCCTTTCTCCGCTGGCTCTGGGATACATGTTGTTGACGATCCTGCTCGGCTTGTGCGAGTTGTTCAAGGTGAAGAAGTTGGAAGGAAGCGAATTCTAA
- a CDS encoding histidine kinase has translation MMHTDQDHSPAPRQPLRLDWRVVLLGWTIFGLFMAGQVYFVSVRFGKGMAWSLALLSEMLYAYLWAGLTPLVVWLGRRYRLERQHLAGRLALHVPASLLFAMLHKAIYGIAILHIRAQASGSPVTGEAFFQQVMTFLDYGVLLYWMIISIDYAVDYYRRYQEKALRAAQLETQLAHAQLQALKMQLQPHFLFNTLNAISVLIQKDPELARQTLGRLSDLLRITLDSGGVQFVTLGAELAFLDRYLQIERTRFGDRLQVEMEIAAETTAALIPNLILQPLVENAIRHGVSGQRGPAILKISAQRHNGNLHLEVRDNGRGLPPAFDPAGQTGIGLSNTRGRLEQLYGRDYRLTLANAEAGGTIVTLDIPYRL, from the coding sequence ATGATGCATACTGATCAAGACCACAGCCCTGCCCCGCGCCAGCCGCTGCGGCTGGATTGGCGTGTCGTGCTGTTGGGATGGACGATCTTCGGCCTGTTCATGGCGGGGCAGGTATACTTCGTGTCCGTGCGCTTCGGCAAGGGCATGGCGTGGAGCCTGGCGTTGCTCAGCGAGATGTTGTATGCCTATTTATGGGCGGGGTTGACGCCGTTGGTCGTGTGGCTGGGCCGGCGTTATCGCCTGGAACGCCAACATCTCGCCGGCCGTCTCGCGTTGCACGTTCCCGCCAGCCTGCTGTTCGCCATGCTGCACAAAGCGATTTATGGCATCGCCATCCTGCATATTCGCGCGCAAGCCTCCGGCTCCCCCGTGACCGGCGAAGCCTTCTTCCAGCAGGTGATGACTTTCCTCGATTACGGCGTGCTGCTTTACTGGATGATCATCAGCATCGACTATGCGGTGGACTACTATCGCCGCTATCAGGAGAAAGCATTGCGCGCCGCGCAGCTTGAAACCCAGCTCGCGCACGCGCAACTGCAGGCGTTGAAGATGCAACTGCAACCGCATTTTCTGTTCAACACGCTCAACGCGATTTCCGTGCTCATTCAAAAAGATCCCGAGCTGGCGCGGCAGACGCTCGGCCGGCTGAGTGATCTGCTGCGCATCACGCTCGACAGCGGCGGCGTGCAGTTTGTCACGCTCGGCGCGGAACTGGCCTTCCTGGATCGCTATCTGCAGATCGAGCGCACGCGCTTCGGCGACCGCCTGCAGGTGGAGATGGAGATTGCCGCAGAAACCACGGCCGCGTTGATTCCCAATCTCATCCTGCAACCGTTGGTGGAAAATGCCATCCGCCACGGCGTGAGCGGGCAACGCGGTCCGGCGATTCTGAAAATCTCGGCGCAACGGCACAACGGTAATCTCCATCTCGAAGTGCGGGATAACGGCCGTGGCCTGCCGCCCGCCTTTGATCCGGCCGGCCAAACCGGCATCGGCCTAAGCAACACCCGCGGCCGTCTCGAGCAGTTGTACGGCCGCGATTATCGCCTCACGCTTGCCAATGCCGAGGCTGGCGGCACGATCGTGACTTTGGATATTCCTTACCGGCTTTAG
- a CDS encoding LytTR family transcriptional regulator DNA-binding domain-containing protein, with the protein MPALQPHKIRTLIVDDEPLAREGLRQMLATEGDIEIVGDCADGFAAIVASETRRPDLMFLDVQMPELDGFEVVAALKPDPLPVVVFVTAYDQYALRAFDAHAVDYLLKPVDPARFQTALARARANLQLHQLNGNLMALLQELREQRKPAARFLVRTAGRVVLVRAEEIDWISAEGDYVCLHAQKQKHLLRETLNTVEQQLDPTQFVRIHRSVIVNLDRVKELELLSHGDAVLLLKEGARLTLSRNYRQRFAALFNNRP; encoded by the coding sequence ATGCCTGCATTGCAGCCACATAAGATTCGAACGCTGATCGTCGATGACGAGCCTCTGGCGCGCGAAGGCCTCCGCCAGATGCTGGCCACGGAAGGTGATATCGAAATCGTCGGTGATTGCGCCGATGGCTTCGCGGCCATTGTCGCGAGCGAAACGCGCCGGCCGGATTTGATGTTCCTCGATGTGCAAATGCCCGAGCTGGATGGTTTCGAGGTAGTGGCCGCCCTTAAGCCCGATCCGCTGCCCGTGGTCGTTTTCGTGACGGCTTATGATCAGTATGCGCTGCGCGCCTTCGATGCCCATGCCGTGGATTACCTGCTCAAACCGGTGGATCCGGCCCGCTTTCAGACGGCGCTCGCGCGGGCGCGCGCCAACCTGCAACTGCATCAACTCAACGGCAATCTCATGGCGCTGCTGCAGGAATTGCGCGAGCAGCGCAAGCCGGCGGCGCGCTTCCTCGTCCGCACGGCCGGCCGCGTAGTGCTGGTGCGGGCCGAGGAAATCGACTGGATCAGCGCGGAGGGCGACTATGTCTGCCTGCACGCGCAAAAGCAGAAACACCTGCTGCGCGAGACGCTCAATACGGTGGAGCAGCAGCTCGATCCCACGCAATTCGTGCGCATTCACCGCTCGGTGATCGTCAACCTCGACCGCGTCAAGGAGCTGGAATTGCTCTCCCATGGCGATGCTGTTCTGCTGCTCAAAGAGGGCGCCCGCCTGACCTTGAGCCGCAACTACCGCCAGCGCTTCGCCGCGCTGTTCAATAATCGCCCCTGA
- a CDS encoding T9SS type A sorting domain-containing protein, with product MRRSGLALLLAAALLPVLPAAAVIRHVPAQYATIQAAVNAADAGDTVLVAPGTYYENVRFRGKQILLASRFILSGVPADIAATIINGSRPAHPDTASCVLFIDREDSRSVLAGFTLTGGKGTRWRDEHGAGDYWEGGGVLSALASPVIRHNLIIDNEAINGDRAVSAGGGGLRCGDGAPRLTNNVIIGNRGMYGAGIVLNYCAGAVVQNNIIAENRVYPAAAGKQTFGGGGIWINDILVGANTANLIENNTIIGNAAAGAVNAAPPAGAGGALVVWNNAVVIGRNNLMWANTQTAGGAIHLAGSNLSLSYSNVQGGFAGTENISQPPLFADSSFYLEPQSPGVDAGDPNVAYFDPADAGVPAQAGWPARGSRRNDMGAYGGPASSVLAPFSRASAVLPAEGQDFGNILPGNLGTLAIPILNLGSRTLVIERAEITVNAGNTLAVLTALPQRIRPAATDTLRLQWAPTQNGVLLDTLRLYSNDAVHANPQRVVLLGNANPTPRLILNTATFNLGDIDVNTQQVDTTFWIYNRGTGADSVYLSLNYRGLRPNNAAALSPQAVELAAGDSLLVNFAIFPPLFSKPYLSTYSPRAVVRSRFGLGTTTFEKEIRFRLVGSLAVDDKDGAVPAYFALRQNHPNPFNPQTRIAFDLPVAAMVSLKVYNALGAEVAILSEEKLPAGSHSVTFDARGLASGVYFYRLRAGDQVATRRMSLVR from the coding sequence ATGCGACGATCAGGTCTTGCACTCTTGCTGGCGGCGGCTTTGCTGCCGGTGCTGCCGGCGGCCGCCGTGATTCGCCATGTTCCCGCGCAGTATGCCACGATTCAAGCGGCGGTCAACGCGGCAGATGCCGGCGACACGGTGTTGGTGGCGCCCGGCACGTACTATGAAAACGTGCGTTTCCGCGGCAAGCAGATTCTGCTGGCGAGCCGCTTCATCTTGAGCGGTGTGCCTGCGGATATCGCCGCCACCATCATCAACGGCAGCCGGCCGGCCCATCCCGACACCGCGAGCTGCGTGCTGTTCATCGATCGTGAAGATTCCCGCTCGGTGTTGGCCGGGTTCACCCTCACCGGCGGCAAAGGCACGCGCTGGCGCGATGAGCACGGCGCCGGCGATTATTGGGAAGGTGGCGGCGTGCTGTCGGCACTTGCTTCGCCGGTGATTCGCCACAATCTCATCATCGATAACGAAGCGATCAACGGCGACCGCGCCGTGAGCGCCGGCGGCGGCGGCCTGCGCTGCGGTGACGGCGCGCCGCGTCTCACCAACAACGTGATCATCGGCAACCGCGGCATGTACGGCGCCGGCATTGTCTTGAATTACTGCGCCGGCGCGGTGGTGCAAAACAACATCATCGCGGAAAACCGCGTCTATCCGGCGGCCGCCGGCAAACAGACTTTCGGTGGCGGCGGCATTTGGATCAATGACATACTGGTCGGCGCCAACACGGCGAACCTCATCGAGAACAACACCATCATTGGCAATGCCGCGGCGGGCGCCGTGAATGCCGCGCCGCCGGCAGGCGCTGGTGGCGCGCTGGTCGTCTGGAACAATGCCGTGGTGATTGGCCGCAACAACCTCATGTGGGCGAACACGCAAACCGCGGGCGGCGCGATTCACCTCGCCGGCTCCAATCTTTCCCTGTCCTACAGCAACGTGCAAGGCGGCTTTGCCGGCACCGAGAATATCTCTCAGCCACCGCTTTTTGCGGACAGCAGTTTCTATCTCGAACCGCAATCTCCGGGCGTGGATGCCGGTGATCCCAATGTTGCGTATTTCGATCCTGCTGATGCAGGTGTGCCGGCGCAAGCAGGGTGGCCGGCGCGCGGCAGCCGGCGCAATGACATGGGCGCTTACGGCGGTCCGGCCAGCAGCGTGTTGGCACCATTCTCCCGGGCTTCCGCCGTGCTACCCGCTGAGGGCCAGGATTTTGGCAACATTCTGCCTGGCAATCTCGGCACCCTCGCGATTCCCATTCTCAACTTGGGCAGCCGCACGCTGGTGATCGAAAGGGCTGAAATCACGGTGAACGCCGGCAACACCCTCGCCGTGCTCACGGCGCTGCCGCAGCGCATCCGGCCGGCGGCAACCGACACGCTGCGGTTGCAATGGGCGCCGACGCAGAACGGTGTCTTGCTCGATACCCTGCGGCTGTACAGCAATGATGCCGTTCATGCCAATCCCCAGCGCGTGGTTTTGCTGGGCAATGCCAATCCCACGCCGCGGCTGATCCTCAACACTGCGACCTTCAATCTTGGCGACATCGACGTCAACACGCAGCAGGTTGACACCACGTTTTGGATTTACAATCGCGGCACGGGTGCGGACTCGGTTTATCTGTCCCTCAATTACCGCGGCCTCCGGCCGAACAATGCCGCCGCCCTTTCACCGCAGGCGGTGGAGCTCGCAGCCGGCGATTCGCTGCTGGTGAACTTTGCGATTTTCCCTCCCCTCTTCAGCAAACCTTATTTGTCGACCTACAGCCCGCGCGCCGTGGTCAGATCGAGATTCGGCCTGGGCACGACAACGTTTGAGAAGGAAATCCGCTTTCGGCTGGTTGGCTCGCTGGCGGTGGATGACAAAGACGGCGCGGTGCCGGCGTATTTCGCGTTGCGGCAGAATCACCCCAATCCCTTCAATCCCCAAACGCGGATTGCATTCGATTTGCCGGTTGCCGCAATGGTTTCTCTGAAAGTCTACAACGCGCTGGGCGCAGAGGTGGCGATTTTGAGCGAGGAGAAATTGCCGGCAGGCTCGCACAGCGTCACGTTTGATGCCCGCGGTTTGGCGAGCGGCGTCTATTTCTATCGCTTGCGTGCGGGCGATCAGGTCGCAACACGCAGGATGAGCCTGGTCCGGTAA
- a CDS encoding HD domain-containing protein, producing the protein MITLNDVKADALVDAYIARADEYLEVIGYTEHGRRHCGMVARNARKILLDLGHSEREAELSAIAGYLHDIGNVFNRVNHPFTGAMLAHTLLLQMGMDPMEITQIVAAIGNHDEVSCEPINAVASGLIIADKADVHRSRVRNPEMIKFDIHDRVNYAVEKSSLVVDAKQRIIRLELSLDTKISPVAEYFEIFLSRMLFCRKAATFLGCQFNLVANGTDLL; encoded by the coding sequence ATGATCACTCTAAACGACGTCAAAGCGGACGCTTTGGTCGATGCCTACATCGCACGCGCCGACGAATACCTGGAAGTGATTGGCTACACCGAACACGGCCGCCGGCACTGCGGCATGGTGGCCCGCAACGCGCGCAAGATTCTGCTCGATCTCGGCCACTCCGAGCGCGAGGCCGAGCTGTCGGCGATCGCCGGCTACTTGCACGACATCGGCAACGTTTTCAACCGGGTCAACCACCCCTTCACCGGCGCCATGCTGGCGCACACGCTGCTGCTGCAGATGGGCATGGACCCCATGGAAATCACCCAAATCGTGGCGGCGATCGGCAATCACGACGAGGTCAGTTGCGAGCCCATCAATGCCGTGGCTTCCGGATTGATCATTGCCGACAAAGCCGACGTGCACCGCTCGCGCGTGCGCAATCCCGAAATGATCAAATTCGACATCCACGACCGCGTGAATTACGCGGTGGAAAAAAGCAGTCTGGTGGTGGATGCCAAACAGCGCATCATCCGGCTGGAATTGTCGCTCGACACCAAAATCTCACCGGTGGCGGAATACTTCGAGATCTTCCTCTCCCGCATGTTGTTTTGCCGCAAAGCCGCGACGTTTCTCGGCTGCCAATTCAATCTGGTGGCCAACGGCACCGACCTGCTTTAG